From a single Saimiri boliviensis isolate mSaiBol1 chromosome 7, mSaiBol1.pri, whole genome shotgun sequence genomic region:
- the PRPH gene encoding peripherin, which translates to MSHHPAGLRAGFSSTSYRRTFGPPPSLSPGAFSYSSSSRFSSSRLLGSASPSSSVRLGSFRGPRAGAGALLRLPSERLDFSMAEALNQEFLATRSNEKQELQELNDRFANFIEKVRFLEQQNAALRGELSQARGQEPARADQLCQQELRELRRELELLGRERDRVQVERDGLAEDLAALKQRLEEETRKREDAEHNLVLFRKDVDDATLSRLELERKIESLMDEIEFLKKLHEEELRDLQVSVESQQVQQVEVEATVKPELTAALRDIRAQYESIAAKNLQEAEEWYKSKYADLSDAANRNHEALRQAKQEMNESRRQIQSLTCEVDGLRGTNEALLRQLRELEEQFALEAGGYQAGAARLEEELRQLKEEMARHLREYQELLNVKMALDIEIATYRKLLEGEESRISVPVHSFASLSIKTTVPEVEPPQDSHSRKTVLIKTIETRDGEVVTESQKEQRSELDKSSAHSY; encoded by the exons ATGAGCCACCACCCGGCGGGCCTCCGGGCCGGCTTCAGCTCCACCTCATACCGCCGCACCTTCGGGCCACCGCCCTCACTATCCCCCGGGGCCTTCTCCTACTCGTCCAGCTCCCGCTTCTCCAGCAGCCGCCTGCTGGGCTCCGCGTCCCCAAGCTCCTCGGTGCGCCTGGGCAGCTTCCGTGGCCCCCGGGCGGGAGCGGGTGCCCTCCTTCGCCTGCCCTCGGAGCGCCTCGACTTCTCCATGGCGGAGGCCCTCAACCAGGAGTTCCTGGCCACGCGCAGCAACGAGAAGCAGGAGCTGCAGGAGCTCAATGACCGCTTCGCCAACTTCATTGAGAAGGTGCGTTTTCTGGAGCAGCAGAACGCGGCCCTGCGCGGGGAGCTGAGCCAAGCCCGGGGCCAGGAGCCGGCGCGCGCGGACCAGTTGTGCCAGCAGGAGCTGCGCGAGCTGCGGCGAGAGCTCGAGCTGTTGGGCCGAGAGCGTGACCGGGTGCAGGTGGAGCGCGACGGGCTGGCGGAGGACCTGGCGGCGCTCAAGCAGAG GTTGGAGGAGGAGACACGCAAGCGGGAGGACGCGGAGCACAACCTCGTGCTCTTCCGTAAG GATGTGGACGACGCCACTTTGTCCCGCTTGGAACTAGAGCGCAAAATTGAGTCTCTGATGGATGAGATTGAGTTCCTCAAGAAGCTGCACGAGGAG GAGCTGCGAGACCTGCAGGTGAGCGTGGAGAGCCAGCAGGTGCAGCAGGTGGAGGTGGAAGCCACCGTGAAGCCGGAGCTGACGGCAGCGCTGAGGGACATCCGCGCGCAGTACGAGAGCATCGCCGCGAAGAACCTGCAGGAGGCGGAGGAGTGGTACAAGTCCAAG TACGCGGACCTGTCCGACGCTGCCAACCGGAACCACGAGGCCCTGCGCCAGGCCAAGCAGGAGATGAACGAGTCCCGACGCCAGATCCAGAGTCTAACATGCGAGGTGGACGGGCTGCGCGGCACG AACGAGGCCCTGCTCAGGCAGTTGAGGGAGCTGGAGGAGCAGTTCGCCCTGGAGGCGGGGGGCTACCAGGCGGGCGCTGCGCGGCTCGAGGAGGAGCTGCGACAGCTAAAGGAGGAGATGGCGCGGCACCTGCGGGAGTACCAGGAGCTCCTCAACGTCAAGATGGCCCTGGACATCGAGATCGCTACCTACCGCAAGCTGCTTGAGGGCGAGGAGAGCCG GATCTCCGTGCCCGTCCATTCTTTTGCCTCTTTAAGTATAAAAACGACTG TGCCTGAGGTGGAGCCTCCCCAAGACAGCCACAGCCGGAAGACGGTTCTGATCAAGACCATTGAGACCCGGGATGGGGAG GTGGTGACAGAGTCCCAGAAGGAGCAGCGCAGTGAGCTGGACAAGTCTTCTGCCCACAGTTACTGA